Genomic DNA from Oryza sativa Japonica Group chromosome 5, ASM3414082v1:
TAATTGattatactattgaacttgctctaatcgATATGCTTTTCTTAAAAGTACTAGATGAGATTAAATGAATCAGAGAGAAGTTAGTGCTCTTCTTGTTCTTGATGAAAAAGTAATACGAGCAACTCagatggatggagggagtatctatatGTATATCTCAGCGATAGAGCATGACTTAATTATGCTCAATGATCCTGAGTTCCTGACGTTCCGTTCCTTTAGCACAAACCAGCAGACCATCCATCATGCACAGGGAGTCAGACGTCTTACTGTAGCTCGTCTGAAAACGATCTCTAATCACAGggagtctgaactctgaactgcACTAAGCACTTGTCAGTTCCCTAGCTCATCATAGGCAAGCGCGGCGTATACTCTTCGATCGTAAGCTGATTTAATTACCTGTCGTTGTAAGCAAGAACAATTTGTAACTTTATATACTCCATCTTAATAAAATTTGGTTGCCGTTCCTTCGGCCGACccagcacaaaaaaaaaaagctgattTAATTAATCTTTGTTAGAGatagatcatcatcatcatctcatcTCGTtagcaactactccctccgtcctaaaaaaactcaacctaggacCCCTCCTaaaacaacgaatctggataaaatTCATATCCctcctaggttggttttttagacggagggagtatataactgTGAACTTGTTAAGTACAACGGCACTCTTAAGCATTACAATGTGAGTACAAGTGCTTGCAAGTGACCTACCTGCAGAATATCGAGTGTGTCAACGGCCGGTGCTGGTTCACAGCAAGGAAAGTGTATGCATCTGTATatatatctagctagctagtatataTAGCGAAAAACTCAAATCATTTCATCGGATGATCAGGAATACAATTGTATGTGGTGGAGCTAGCTAGCGCAATGAACGACATAACGAGTGCCATatccttaattaatcatgctgtTTTAATTCAATATCTAATTAAATATCTAATTAACTCCTACCAGTATATAAAACTTCCGGCAAAGATCGATATTTCACACACAACATATAATGTCGACAATGTCTAGTGTATATCAAGATGCCTGTACATATCGTTAAGAGGTAGTAGTATATATCATAAcaaagaggtatatatatgtatcagaGAGGGAATAATCATGTCTATAAATTGGTCGAAACTACAAACGGAAATAACTTCTGACCAAGCGTGTGGTCACCGTAtgtagggatgcaagtgggtagtCCCTCTACCCGCATAAAAACCCGATTGCTAGTCTATTTCCCGTatggtagtacaaaatttagaagaaaaaaatgaataagtgGTAAAAAAACCCACTTACCCATGCAAGTTGCATGATCAAAGTAGTCCTCTATTTACCAATATTAAAATATCCTTCAATATTGTCTAGAAGTTATTAATGTAATCTGGTATGTACAATTCTTGTTTCTTCTATCAATATAAATAGCACCAGCAATACGCTggattttcaaaagaaaattgaCTAGAAGGTCTTTAGAGAGAATAATCTAGCTAGCTTAGCCAGTCAACTGTACTAATACATGAGAAGGGCAGGCATGAAATATCTACATGAACGAAATGATAATAGTAGCAAAAACTTAATTAAGCATATATGTATACAACAAATGATAATAGACACAAATGTTGTACACAttatttctagaaaaaaaagtgtATCAGACAATTTGTGTCTGATACACTTTTTTTCCTAGAAATAATGCGTACAACATTTTCCGAAATTGTTGTTTTTTTCTTGAAGAATACATGCATACAAACATTTCCTGTTTAATTTTCTAGCATTATAGTTAACTGCTACTTGCATCTTAATCAATACTTATCATCACAGAATTAACTAATATATATCCAAAATCTAGACTATCAGAATGCCAGATTCATACATATGTATAGTACTTGATACAACGTACGACACACCAATAATATACGAAGAGAGATATATCATATACACACTAACCCAGCTTTTGGAAACATGAAGGAAAAATCATGTGTATAAACTCAATCAAATAAACTGTTAAAAATGATAAATCCATTGCATATTGTTTGCTTTATTGAATCTGAAGTAATATGCCACAACCAGCACAAATCCATGTTTTGTTGTTCAAACTGTCTAGCATTCCAGATCTGGTATCCGACTTGTGATCAAAGTTCAAACTACTTGTGCAGATAAATAAAGGAACCCATTGGCAATTCATGATTAATTTCTTGAGATAAGCTCATGAAATTTCTGAGAACTAATTGGGAAATAATTTTTGGATCATAGCCTGAGCTCAAGGTCTAGGCCTTCTGGATCCTCATCGGAGTTCTTGCTAGTTGACTCCCCAGCTGATGTGCTGTGTCCTCCCTCCCTCATCAGATCAATAAGTTCCTACAAACAACAGAGTTATAAACTTGTTAATTAACAAATTAGTAGAATTTCCTCACCTATATGTGCACATGACATATATTTCATGGTACTTCTCAACTATAAAACAACAAGGGGacttaaattaaaataattttacctGACTATTAGGTACTTGAGAGAGGGGCTGTGCCATCGTCACTTCATTTGCAGGCAGCATGATGTTGTTTGAATATGGATAATAAGCTGCTCCAAAAGCTCCAGGAGGACTGAAGATTGTAGATGTTGCATTGGTTAGACTATGAAACTGATCACAAGTTAACTGGACTGCCAATTGAGATCACATAATACATGCCTGATGTTGTTTGGATTATTGGGATAATAATAATATGCTGCTGCTCCAGAGGCTCCAGGTGGTCTAAAGATTGCAGATGTTGCGTTGGTTAgattatataagtatatatatgaatCTTTGATCACAAGTTAACTGGACTATTAAGTAATAatcatatgtgtatatatagtaCATATACCCGCTGATGATGTTTGTATTGGAATAAGATGATGCTCCAAAGGTTCCAGGAGGTCTGAAGATTTGCAAAAGCATTAATTGGTTAGAATATGATAAATACATTTTTTATCACAGTTAACTAGATTGTTaactccccgcaaaaaaaaactagattgTTAACTAATCATATAATGCATGCCTGATGTTGTTTGGATTGGGAGGATATATTGTTCCTGCAGGAGCTCCAAGAGGTCTGGAGATTGCAGAATGTTGCACCAATTGGTTAGACCATGatgaatataatataatataatataatataatataatataatataatataatataatataatataatataatataatataatataatataatatttgatCAAATCAGCTGGACTGTTAATTGATCATATGATACATGCCTGATATTGTTTGGATTGGGAGGATATGTTGTTCCAGGAGCTCCAGGAGGCCTGGAGTTGCACTAATTGGTTAGACCATGATGaatcactactggagaagtgcACATCTCTCCCGGTTCACAAGCCCCTTTACTCCTGGGTAGCGAACCGGGAGgaagaatccgggactaaagatggcggtctttagtcccagttcaaaTACCCGGGAGTAAAGCTCCATCTTTAGTGACTCAGCCACGTGGCCAACAgactaaagattttttttattttttttaaatttggttGTGCTGTGTGCTGcctgtacatacatatatatatatatatatatgtatatatatatatatatatgtatatatatatatatatatatatatgtatatatatatatatatatatatatttatatatatatatattatgcatataatatgtttaaatacatatatatgcataatatagaaatgtatatattacatatatgtgtgcacatatatgtatatgcactTAAGTAAAATATGGCCTATATTTACTGAAGTGCACATATATATGTGCACTATATGtttttacacatatatatataatataatagtcGATCAAATTAACTGGActgttaattaatcatatgataCATGCCTGATGTTGTTTGGAGCGGGATATGGCCCAGAGGCTCCAGGAAACCTGAAGATTGCAGATGATGTTGGATTGGTTAGACTATATAAATGAATCTTTGATACATATGACcgttaattaatcatataataCACATGTATAATGTACCTCAAGGGGGTAGACTGAGACTGCCCAAAGTTCATGGCACCCATCCCTTCACTGCCATAATGCATCTGCAATGTAACTAATAATTATTGATAGACTGCATGATTATGTCATCCTATAATAGTACTATGTAGTGTTGATCCCACTTAGTGCATTTAATAGTATTTTGCTGGCTTCTTGTGCTTCCACGTCACTACAATTATTTTGCACCTTCCGATCTTAATCGTGAGATAAGCAAGCTATCCAGCCTACCCAAACAAAACAGACCAATTTTCATTTAATGGGCCAAAACGAAGCCATGATGTGGCTAATTAACGCAGCCCAAGCCTATATACTGATCGTTAGGTTACCACCGTGGAAAGAAGACTGATCACCCCACCCGACTGAGTCACTCGGTGAAATAGTCATAATACCTGCTGTGGCTGCAGCAATTCCTCACCACAAATTATCATTCACAATGGGTAAATCAGGGGTTAATCCCCTTTATTATCTCCGTAAACTTTTACAATTCCTCTGTTAAATGTGACCGGTGCATCCTCCTCCAAATGAACCGTCGATGTTCTTTAATCCACCATTATCTACAGACGCACAGTGTACTATATATAAATACTACCtccttttttaatagatgacgccgttgactttttctcacatgtttaaccattcgtcttattcaaaaaatttacgtaattataatttattttgttatgagttgttttatcactcatagtactttaagtgtgattaatatcttatacatttgcataaaatttttaaataagacgaatggtcaaacatgtgagaaaaagtcaacggcgtcatctattaaaaaatggagggagtactacccAAGACAGTTCGTTCCTAAATACCACTTGCATCTTCCCTTCTCAGTTCTCAACCACAGCATGAATCACCTATAGTCAACAAACATGTTATCTCTTATTATCTATAAATGTTATTATCTTCACATTTTTGTCTCTATAATATCATATATTTTCAGTTCCAATTATTTTTCACAACATTTCAATTATTTTACTATTATCATATATTCTCTACCTGATAGTATTCATAGCAATGTGCAATTGATCCCACTAACTACAATTAAAACTAATTTCCTACTTAGTGAGTAAGCCACATCATGTCTTTTTATCCTACCACTGGATAGCATATGAGCGCTCAGTCGCTCAGATCACAAACGAGTGACGAATCAAAGAACCTCACTAACATGGCAATATGATCAGATGGACCACTGGAAGCTGAAACAAAAAGTTAGAGATAAAGATGTCATGGGTGGCGTTCCTTCCATCTTATGCTTGCGCTACTTTTATCTCATGTAACTGACACAAAGTCAGCTTGCATCCTGAATGTGTTTTACCATAACTAATTAATGCCTTCAATGACCATTATTTAATCTCAATTTACTATTATCATTTATCAACCCCCTTAATTTCTTATTCGATCGATCCTAAATCCACCGTTGTCATCTTGATTTCTCCTTctatagctatatatatatgcatattacGTTGTTCTCTCGCTTCACACAAATTAAACTACTCCATCTCTTATATTTTCTGTTGAGATATACGGTATCTTCTAAGACATGCATGGATCATGAGCAACTAAATAACAGGTTTCTCTCTATGGCATATCATCATCGATTGCTGTTTTTACTTACCTCTGTACGTTTAGCCCTCTTCCTTTTGCTTTTAGTTTTCAATCTCTTCCTATTTGTTGTTTTTCATACATCATCGTGTGCTTCTAATAACATATTTAACTCATTTCTTTATGATGTTACCACAAAATATTCTTTGTTCTCCAGCAGAGGTGATTcattgtaaatataaaaatgcaATCATAAATCTTAAGGAGTATGATGGACCGAAAGTAGTTACATGCACAAACACGTTGCAGAAGGAAGATATGATCAAGCAACAACTATCAGATTGCCAAGCTTTTACCATTAGTTACGTAAAAAATGGAGTACATCACCTTCAAACCATGATTCTCAGGAAGATGGTACcaatagcaaaataaaaatttatcatttttttatgcTATATGTCTTCCTGCCTCCGTTTGATTTGCATGTTTCTATGTGTGACCGACTGGATATATGCATTACTGTAACTATTATATAACTATATTTTATATGGCAGCATGTGCTTCAATTTTTGTTAATCTAAGAATTCCCACAACAACGCACGGGGTATCttctagttatatatatatcttctcaTCTTGAAATAATATCatttcttgtttcttttttttctttcttgctgACAAGAATACTATTGAAGTACTTTGGACACATAAACATAGAGAGATTGAACAAAACCTCGAtctaaaatgagaaaaaaaatcagtcttaaacaacaactactactagtactactgatagaagaaaaaaaaaattctataccgCGAGATGTGGTGAGTAGTGTGCAGGCGGTGGCAGTGAAGGGGCAACGTTGGCATGCATAGACCATGGATAGACTGATCCCCTTATTGCAGCTATGTCCTGTTTGACAGATCCATTTCAAAAAGACTCATCCGGttacattaaaaaataaatctataaaATTAAACATGATAACATATACAATAGATCATAGAAAATTAATTTAATCAAAGGTACACAAATCAAACAAAAATCGACGGATCCGCATCTGTTtgctaattataatttatttaatctTATTTAATATAATTACCAAGCCATCGGTAGTTCCATCTGGGATCTGAGGTGGCCCCTGCTGAGCGTTTTGCCTTTTTTCCTGCTCGGCTAGTtcgttctttcttttttgctcGGCTAGTTCACTTTGAATCCTTATTATCTCTAGCTTTGCAACCCCAAATCCTCTCTTCCTTTCCTTGGGCTtatcatctttcttcttcttcttgtcacCCTTCCTCTTCCAAGGATCAGATGAACCATCATCCCTGTTGCCTCCTGCACCTCCTGCATGCATCATCTCTGGATCCCCTTTATCTAGCTAGGTATATAAGCAGTACataaaaaattcagaaaaaaaattgatgtttaGAACATGAAAGCAAAGTAGTTTAGGTtcaaagagaaagagaaagaggaagagagaaagataGATCTTAAGCACATACCCAATTATTGGTAAGATCTTTTCTTTCTGACTGagactgaagaagaagaagaaggcctgGCGGCTGCTGGGTGGAAATTGTTTTTCTAATCAAAACATGGGTATTTATACTGTAGAGATGTCACCCTGAACCCTAGAGGAGAGGCAGCGGACAAATGAATCTTGAACCTTGATGACATCCGACGGTTTTAGATTTGATTTCCTTGGAGATGAGCATCTTATCATCCATCCGTTTGTGACTGTGGAGTTTATTTACAGCTAGCTGCTAAATTTGGATTCACATTATTACACCaaaagagagagataaaaaaaagtatatatggCCATAGTTGGAACAAATGGAAAGCAGCTGGATTATGTTTGTGTGTGATAAAACGCTAGCGCAGAAACAATACAATAGCAGCTGGCGATTTCGAGCAAAATAGGATACTGCCAAGATATATATAAAGTTGATAAGTGCGGGGTTTAAGTGAAGGAAGAGTGTTAAGAGACCAGTTCACACACTGCGAGCTATGGAAATTTGTCTGCATGCCAATTTTACAGAACACTGGCAATCGGCCGTTCTCTCCTTTCCCCTGGACTTGCAAGCTGTCAGTTAATCAAAGCAGCAAAAATAGGTGTATCTGGGGATTGTTTTTGGCCCACAAATTTGGTGTTCACgttttttttcttcagttttTGAACTTGAAGTCCTGGTGATTCTCGTGACTTCTACAAATTGATCATTAGACGAATTGCAGCAACCTAGCTGATGTAAGTTTATTCGAGCAAATCCTTGTTGTCTTATAATCAAATGCTCTTGTAGCATGCATGAAGAAGTAGTGTAGAAGTTCACATATATAGTTGATAGGATTTTATATTGCAACACGCATAACATGATGATTATTAGCTAGCTAGTCCATATATATCATCATCAACTTGTTTAAAACCACCATTAATTTGAGATTTGGGAAGATCGCAGAGATACCTAGTTAGCTGATGGATCCGCAGGTTTAATCACACAGCATATCAGAGTTTATTCGTTTGTTGGTATGTGTTGAATTAGTTTCTAGCTTGAAGATTGAGATAGAGATATGGTGCACTGCTGCGTATCACTGAGCAATAATACTATAATATATTTTCCTCGTCAGCTAACCAACCAATCATGTACAGGAAAAGGCAGGCATTAAGGACTACGTATCCTGGTGTTTATCTGCACCCTGCATATGCAGATTAATCAATTATACATGCATACTAGATCAGGATCGACATGTTGGACATGGTAGTTAGCTGCATAGATTAATGGGGTGTTAATATATGATTATGTGTGCTTTAGTTTCCTGTTGGATGTTGGTTTGTTTTGGTGCAACGCAATGTATCAACAAGGACACAATAGAACAAAGAGAAACGGTCATAGGCGAGGATATGAAAATCAACAAATTAATaatgctttttattttttaatttttttataaaaaaactgcTGCTAGtttcagatatatatatatatatatatagaaatttgtttggtgctccatggtgcccgggcaccattgttgaaattgagtatatacccaattcaaatgagcatgaaactttttcaattatttaggtattaatattaactactttactaactagttgaaagcaagtttgaactgaatttgaacttgtttttgttagattttgattctaggtatatagcatccatacatataattagttaggtatgtaatcatggattgtgaaataaagttaaatttgagttgttttgttgataggtataggtatgaatcgaattcttataactaggtatatactcacaatttgaaaattttgaaaaatttgagtgattttgtgcatttgaaaccatggtgcccgggcaccatggtgccccatatgagtgtcatatatatatatatatatatatatatatatatatatatatatatatatatatatatatatatatatatatatatatatatatatatatatatatatatatatatatatatatatatatatatatatatatatatatatatatatatatatatatatatatatatatatatatatatatatatatatatatatatatatatatatatatatatatatatatatatatatatatatatatcatatagcTCATTGTGTTTATTTGGATGATCACAAAGACCTCGATCGGCATCGATCTATGATTATATCATAGCTCAACGATCATGGTGCATTGATAGATTGAGTACTATATTGATTACTGTGCAATCTAAAAAATACGCTACTAGCTAGTTTTAGATATCATCGTATAGCTCATAATCATTTATGTGTGGGATTGAGTAATTTGCAAATCTCAAAGAAATATAACTGATATGCAcagatttaaaaaaatcatatgtctATCAACATAGAGATTGACTCTTTATTACAAATTAATATGCAATAAAAATAGGATAATGCTTATCATGTATAGTTATTGAGTTCTGATCTTTAAGAGATATCGAGGTTATATATACCAAAAATAATTCAGTGCCGCACCCACACACACACTCGGATTAAAGGATTGTAAAATAATTCAGTTActatatattttcaattttatcCACTTCTAAGACGACAACTTTACTATGTCAATATAAATGCTCGACCTAAATTTTATCGGCTGAAATCTTCCGGCCGACCCGgttaaaaagataaattaaatggCGCATTGATCAAAACCGCACATATGTATACCGTATGTTACAACTTAATAAGCCTTTTAAAATTTAATGAAAGCTATTGGCTTGTCGTGAAGGTTTAGCTTTGGCCGTTGAATGGGTTAATAAGCCAGCAGTGCTAGAAACATATTGCTTATCTATAGTTAATGCACTAATTCTCATAAAGAGAACCGATCCAAGTGGTGCCATATTATCACTGATATGCAATGTACAAAGGAGTTGCTTTCAGAGGTGAGGATTTGTCATATTGGAAGAGGATGCAACAGGGTAGCTCATGAGTTAGCGCAATTGGCTAGCAGAACGAAGCGTTGTGTTCTTTGACAAGAGCATGTTCCTACCTACATACAAGGCTAGCAGAATG
This window encodes:
- the LOC4339587 gene encoding uncharacterized protein is translated as MMHAGGAGGNRDDGSSDPWKRKGDKKKKKDDKPKERKRGFGVAKLEIIRIQSELAEQKRKNELAEQEKRQNAQQGPPQIPDGTTDGLDIAAIRGSVYPWSMHANVAPSLPPPAHYSPHLAMHYGSEGMGAMNFGQSQSTPLRFPGASGPYPAPNNIRPPGAPGTTYPPNPNNIRPLGAPAGTIYPPNPNNIRPPGTFGASSYSNTNIISGPPGASGAAAYYYYPNNPNNISPPGAFGAAYYPYSNNIMLPANEVTMAQPLSQVPNSQELIDLMREGGHSTSAGESTSKNSDEDPEGLDLELRL